The Pongo abelii isolate AG06213 chromosome 19, NHGRI_mPonAbe1-v2.0_pri, whole genome shotgun sequence genome includes the window aaggagagagaagtgcagagttCGATTCTGTACAAGGGGGCAGCGGCAGAAGGCCGGCCGGGCGGGTCACTGGGCGTCCACCCGGAAGGACAGCAGCTTCTCGGAATGCATGTTGTTCAGGGTCCGCAGGTCCGGCAGCTTGAGCAGCAGCTTGGTGAAGCGGGAAGTCTCCAAGGGCCGGTTCTTCAGCACCAGAGCCCGAAGAGCCCGCAGCAGCGTCTCCTGGAGCTGCTCCACCGAAGCGGAATTCTCCATGCCCGAGCGGTCTGTGGGGAAGACGACAGCAGTGAGGCGGACTCCCCGAGCTCCTCTGAGGAGGAACCGGAGGTCTGCGAGGACCTGGCAGGCAATGCAGCAGCCTCTCCCTGAAACCCCCCAGAAGGCCgatggggaaggagaaggagtgCCATACCTTCTCCCAGGCCTCTGCCCCAAGAGCAGGAGATGCCTGAAAGCTGGGAGCGTGGGCTCAGCAGGGCTGGTCACCTCCCATCCCGTAAGACCACCTTCCCTTCCGCAGCAGGCCAAACATGGCCAGGCTCCCTTGCTTTTTGCTGTGtagttccctctgcctgggatgcccttccccctttctctgcctggcaaCATCTTACTTGTCCTTTGAGGCCCCAACTCAAGTGTCGCCTCCTTCCCCAGCTCCCCCAGGCAGAAATAGTTGTCTGTGCTTCCTTGGTTCATGCTTCTACTGTGACACTTATCTCACTGTTTTATAATTAGTCGGGCATGAGTCTGTTTCCCAAGCTAGACTGTGTCTGAATCATGTCTGTATCCCCAGTGCCCGGTGCAGGGCCTGGCATAGAGTAGGTACTCCATAAAAGGTGTGTTGAATTGAACTGCGTCTGCCTCCTCCCCCGGGTCAGGCGACAGCCTGACCTACCTGCAGAAACAAGCACCACCGCGGTGAAGAGGCCCAGCTCCTCCTCGGTAAGCGCCAGGGAGTTGAGCTTCTCGCTGAAGTCGAACATGGCATTGAGCAGGTCTCCCATGCCCATGGCACCAAGCTCCTGCAGGCTGTAGGTGGTGCGGCTTAGGAACATCACTGTCTGGTCCTTCACGTTGAACAACGAAGCAAAGCGCACCATCAGCACCTAGGGGGGGAGGGGGAACAGTCATCCTGGGTGTGGTGGGAGAAGCACTGGCCAAATCGCCCCTGTAGTTTGTCAGAGGGTTTAGTGGTGCCGCCTTTGATTTCTCAGTGGAGTGGGGATTATTTCTGAATGGGCAATGAGGGAGCccaggtggaaggatggctttgGGATCCGATAAGCCTGAATCTGAGTGTCAGCTTTGTCACtacctgtgaccttgggcaaggcattCACCAAAGTTAATCTGCTCTTGTCTAGAATGGGGGCAGCAGTGCACCCAAGGCATTATTTCAGTGTAATGGGTTGTGATTAAATTCCAACTGAGATGACAGAAGTTCCAGCCATCAAGAGGCAGCAGCAGGAGCTGCTCAGCCCCTTCCACCAATCAGGCTATAAGGACAAAGATAACTGGGTTCCAAAACCTTTCAGAGGTCCTGCCCACCCCAGACAGCAGGGCTTTCTGTTGGATCCTTCCCAAGGTCAAAAGCAGGAAGCatctgggtgcaatggctcacgcctgaaatcccaatactttgggagtccgaggcgggcggatcacctggggtcaggagttcgagaccagcctggccaacatggcgaaaccctgtctctactaaaaatataaaaattagccaagcgtggtggcgggaacctgtaatcccggctacttggaaggctgaggtagaattgcttgaacccaggaggtggaggttgcagtgagtggagatcgcaccactgcactccagcctgggcgacaagcgaaactctgtctcaaaaaaaaaaacaaaaaccggAAGCATAAACGGTCACTCACCTCAAAGGTGCCAGCCTTAAGCAGGGTGACTTGGTCGTGCTGAGAAAGGTCACGGAAGCCCGGGATGTGTTTGGCAAACTCTACCACCTCCCGCACAGCGGGCGTGAAGCTCATGGAGAAATCCTCCCAGATCTCCTGCACCGTTCGCCCACTACGTCCGTGCGGGTACATGTTCATGGGACATGCCTGGGGGAGGAAAGGATTGAAGGAGGGgagctgtcagccaggctgggtcAGATGGACACCTCAAGCATTGCTGGACCCCAGATTCTGCCTGGGCTAGGGGCTGTGGCCCTGGAGGATGGGTCTTTCAGATAAAGTAGCAATTAGGTGCCAGGTGGAGATCAAGGATTCCCAGGCAGAGCCCAGACTGCAAGGCAAGACATTTTCTCTTGGGAAGACGCTATCCCCACACTCAGCCTCCAGGAACCCCCAGCTGCCCTACACTAAGTCCATTCTGCCAGGCCCCCCCGACGTTCTTAACGCACTCGCCCGCCCCCATGCCCTTACCAGCAGAACATTCTTTGAGCTGCCCTGCCGGGGATCGTTGGCAGGTGCTTTGCCTTCTGGGGCTGCATACACGTGGGTGGGGCATAGACGGTGCCCATTGCTGTTGGACTGGTGGCAGCTGTGGTGTGCGGGGCCAGGAGACCAGgtgggagggtaggaggagggggcCTGGCGCAGACCATTTAGGGCCTCGTTGTGACGCTGGGCAGCCAAGATGTTGTTGTCATTGGGGGCAGGTGGGCAGCCCTGATTTTCCCAGCGATGTGGGGTGGTGGCTGGAGGGCTACCTGATGCATGATTGGCATTGAAGTTGCCAGGTGAGCTGCCCAGCTTGTCATGGGCGTAGGTGAAGATCTCTCGATGGGCCCGGGCCACCTGGGATATCACATCCTCCACTGTGGGCTCAGGGCTTGGGGATCTGGGAGGCGTCAGCTGTTGTGGGAACTGGGAGAAGCCCACCAGGGGTGAGGGGactggagcagggggtggcgagGGGCCCAtggggcctggggtggggtgCTGGGTGGGTGAAGTCTCCAGCGGGCACTGGCTGCTCAACTGGTTGTTGGCCAGGTTCATGGCACTCTGCATCTCAGCAAGCATCCGCTGCTTCTCTCGTTTGGGGATGCGCCCAAAACGCACAGCTGCAACAAGATGAGAACAGCATCAGGAAGTTCTCAACCACGCTCACgtgcttctcttccttccttcctcctgaaAGGGCAAGGCCCTGAAGGCTTGGGATTTCACATCAAAACTAAAACCAGCAAAACCCCACCCATCAAGGGGGTTTCCCTAGGAGGAACTGCTGGTAGGAGGTGACCCGAGGGACCAATGGGATAGAAGTTTTTGTTGACCTGAGCAAATGAAGGATGGACATACCCTGTGCAAATGTGATTCACAGTATGAAATGTCTCCATTTGGGACTTTTTTAAAGGGAAGGATTAATTCAGAAACTTTGGGcggaagaaagggagaggatgTGGGGATGCTGCCTCACCGTCTCGAGACATGCCCACGGAGAGACACTTCTTGAAGCGACATTGCTGGCAGCGGTTGCGATTGATGCGGACGATGGAGCAATTCTCATTCTTCAGACACCTTTTGTACTGGATGTTCTGCTGGATGCTCCGACGGAAAAAGCCCTGGAGGGCAGGGGCGGTTAGTGACCACCTCCATCATGGCTGGGCCTCTGTGTCCAGGGGGAGGGGGCCACCTGCCCCTGCCCTTACCCCCAGTCCGCCTCACCTTGCAGCCCTCACAGGCGTGCACACCGTAGTGGAAGCCCGAGGCAACATCCCCACACACTTTACACAGTAACACCATGCCATTCAGTTCTGTGGAAGAGACGGGCAGCAGGTGAGCAGGAGAAGCCAGGCTGAGTGGCCAGAGGTGTGGAGGCCTTCTGGGCCGGAGATCCGGGGAGGGAAAAGCTAAGGAGGAACTCCAGAGTTGAGGGGCACTGGAGTGACAAGACTTGGCTGAAGAGGGGCTGGTGCCACTCTAGGAGAAATCCCTGAAGCCAGAATAGGCCCTGGCAAGACTGGTGTCACGTAAAAACCCATTCCCAATCTGGCCCTGGCCTGCTTCCCTTCCCCCGAATCAGCTGGAAAGGTACTCACTGGTGATGTTGCTGGTGCTCTTGCTGGGAGACACTCGGCTGCTGTCCTCCATGGCCACTTGTAGACTCCCGGGGGGGCTCCCATtatagaaggaggaggaggaggatgatgaggaagatgaggaagaaggGGAGCCGTCATCACTCAGGCTGGGTGGAATGCTCCCGAAGGAGCGAGCCGGGTCTTGGGTGAGGGAGCCAGTGGGGGATGGTGGGAAGTAGGTGGGACAGCCTTGGGTCAGGGACTGGAAGCTGCCATTGGAGTTGTCACTATAGAGGGATTCAGGGCTGGTGCGGCTTGGGGAGGAGCCACTGGAGCCAATGTAGGTGATGACACCACCTGGAGAGAACAAAAG containing:
- the NR1D1 gene encoding nuclear receptor subfamily 1 group D member 1; protein product: MTTLDSNNNTGGVITYIGSSGSSPSRTSPESLYSDNSNGSFQSLTQGCPTYFPPSPTGSLTQDPARSFGSIPPSLSDDGSPSSSSSSSSSSSSFYNGSPPGSLQVAMEDSSRVSPSKSTSNITKLNGMVLLCKVCGDVASGFHYGVHACEGCKGFFRRSIQQNIQYKRCLKNENCSIVRINRNRCQQCRFKKCLSVGMSRDAVRFGRIPKREKQRMLAEMQSAMNLANNQLSSQCPLETSPTQHPTPGPMGPSPPPAPVPSPLVGFSQFPQQLTPPRSPSPEPTVEDVISQVARAHREIFTYAHDKLGSSPGNFNANHASGSPPATTPHRWENQGCPPAPNDNNILAAQRHNEALNGLRQAPSSYPPTWSPGPAHHSCHQSNSNGHRLCPTHVYAAPEGKAPANDPRQGSSKNVLLACPMNMYPHGRSGRTVQEIWEDFSMSFTPAVREVVEFAKHIPGFRDLSQHDQVTLLKAGTFEVLMVRFASLFNVKDQTVMFLSRTTYSLQELGAMGMGDLLNAMFDFSEKLNSLALTEEELGLFTAVVLVSADRSGMENSASVEQLQETLLRALRALVLKNRPLETSRFTKLLLKLPDLRTLNNMHSEKLLSFRVDAQ